A window of the Hordeum vulgare subsp. vulgare chromosome 5H, MorexV3_pseudomolecules_assembly, whole genome shotgun sequence genome harbors these coding sequences:
- the LOC123453041 gene encoding phototropin-1A isoform X1: MINPQRPKCAGGGGGHEEPPQRPKQQLPRDSRGSLEVFNPSAAAAEPPAAFRPAATASPFRQDDDNIEDVDRATQRAAEWGLVLQTNEQTGRPQGVSARSSGAGSARSSSDDKAVAGGGIPRVSEELRAALSAFQQTFVVSDASRPGHPIMYASAGFFNMTGYTSKEVVGRNCRFLQGSGTDPAEIAKIRQALADGSNYCGRVLNYKKDGTAFWNLLTIAPIKDEDGRVLKFIGMQVEVSKYTEGNKDTVVRPNGLPESLIKYDARQKDQARSSVSELLLALKNPRSLSESSNSTFKRKSQESVGVLTGDGTGKRSSESGSRRTSRTGARSSLQKISEVPEGGNKARKSGLFSLMGLLGMGHGNVEKNMLKPRDEDPLLDSDDERPESFDDELRRKEMRRGIDLATTLERIEKNFVITDPRLPDNPIIFASDSFLQLTEYSREEILGRNCRFLQGPETDRATVRKIRDAIDNQTEVTVQLINYTKSGKKFWNLFHLQPMRDQKGDVQYFIGVQLDGTEHVRDAAEKEGVMLIKKTAENIDEAAKELPDANLRPEDLWANHSKVVLPKPHMKDSASWRAIQKVREGGENIDLKHFRPVKPLGSGDTGSVHLVELLKTGEYFAMKAMDKNVMLNRNKVHRATAERQILDMLDHPFLPTLYASFQTKTHICLITDYYPGGELFLLLDRQPQKVLREDAVRFYAAEVVIALEYLHCQGIIYRDLKPENILLHRDGHISLTDFDLSCLTSCRPQVFLPEEANKKSRRKSRSSPIFFAEPMRASNSFVGTEEYIAPEIITGAGHTSAVDWWALGILLYEMLYGYTPFRGKTRQRTFANILHKDIRFPASISVSLPARQLIYRLLHRDPANRMGSYEGSNEIKQHPFFRGINWALVRGTAPPKLDAPLFSKDVGKGMGDAAAADNGTDMF; the protein is encoded by the exons ATGATCAATCCGCAGCGTCCTAAAT gtgcaggaggcggcggcggccatgAGGAGCCTCCTCAGCGGCCGAAGCAGCAGCTGCCGCGCGACTCCCGTGGCTCGCTCGAGGTCTTCAACCCCTCCGCCGCCGCGGCCGAGCCGCCCGCCGCGTTCcgccccgccgccaccgcctcgccGTTCAGgcaggacgacgacaacatcgaggaTGTGGACAGGGCGACGCAGCGGGCGGCGGAGTGGGGCCTCGTGCTCCAGACCAACGAGCAGACGGGCCGGCCGCAGGGCGTCTCCGCCCGCAGCTCCGGGGCCGGCTCCGCCCGCAGCAGCTCCGACGACAAGGCCGTCGCCGGCGGCGGCATCCCCCGGGTGTCGGAGGAGCTCCGGGCGGCGCTCTCGGCGTTCCAGCAGACCTTCGTCGTGTCGGACGCCAGCCGCCCCGGCCACCCCATCATGTACGCCAGCGCCGGCTTCTTCAACATGACCGGCTACACCTCCAAGGAGGTCGTCGGAAGGAACTG CCGCTTCCTCCAGGGCTCCGGCACCGACCCGGCGGAGATCGCAAAGATCAGGCAGGCTCTAGCCGACGGATCAAACTACTGCGGCCGTGTCCTCAACtacaagaaggatggcacggcatTCTGGAACCTGCTGACCATTGCCCCCATCAAGGATGAGGATGGCAGGGTCCTCAAGTTCATAGG GATGCAAGTGGAAGTGAGTAAATACACTGAAGGGAACAAGGACACTGTTGTTCGTCCAAATGGACTGCCAGAGTCACTCATCAAATATGATG CTAGGCAGAAGGATCAGGCCCGTAGCTCGGTGTCTGAGCTTCTGTTGGCTCTCAAGAACCCGCGGTCATTGTCAGAATCAAGTAATAGCACCTTCAAAAGAAAATCACAGGAATCAGTAGGCGTGTTAACAGGTGATGGTACTGGCAAGAGAAGCTCAGAGAGTGGATCTCGACGTACCTCACGTACTGGAGCAAGAAGCTCACTGCAGAAGATCAGCGAAGTACCTGAAGGAGGCAATAAAGCTAGAAAATCGGGTCTGTTTTCACTTATGGG TTTACTTGGTATGGGCCATGGAAATGTAGAAAAGAACATGCTGAAACCAAGAGATGAAGATCCGCTACTTGACAGTGATGATGAAAGACCTGAGAGCTTTGATGACGAGCTAAGGAGGAAAGAAATGAGAAGGGGTATAGACTTGGCTACTACACTTGAACGTATCGAGAAGAACTTTGTCATTACTGACCCAAGATTGCCAGATAATCCTATT ATATTTGCATCCGATAGTTTCTTGCAATTGACTGAATACAGCCGTGAAGAAATATTGGGAAGAAACTGCAG GTTTCTCCAAGGTCCTGAAACTGACCGTGCTACAGTGAGGAAAATTAGAGATGCCATAGATAACCAAACAGAGGTCACTGTTCAGCTGATTAATTATACAAAGAGTG GTAAAAAATTCTGGAACCTGTTTCACTTGCAGCCTATGCGTGATCAGAAG GGAGATGTCCAGTATTTTATTGGGGTTCAGTTGGATGGAACTGAGCATGTCCGAGATGCTGCCGAAAAAGAGGGTGTCATGCTG ATTAAGAAAACTGCAGAAAATATTGATGAGGCTGCAAAAGAACTTCCAGATGCTAATTTG AGGCCGGAGGACTTATGGGCCAACCACTCAAAAGTAGTTTTGCCAAAGCCACATATGAAGGATTCTGCATCATGGAGAGCTATCCAAAAA GTTCGTGAGGGTGGAGAAAACATTGATCTGAAACATTTCAGGCCTGTAAAACCTTTGGGGTCTGGTGACACTGGAAG TGTGCACTTGGTGGAGCTGCTAAAGACAGGTGAATACTTTGCCATGAAAGCGATGGATAAAAATGTCATGCTTAACCGCAATAAG GTCCATAGGGCTACTGCTGAACGACAAATCCTTGATATGTTGGACCATCCATTCCTTCCAACATTGTATGCATCATTTCAG ACGAAGACACATATATGTCTTATTACAGATTACTACCCTGGTGGGGAGCTCTTTCTGCTCCTAGATAGGCAACCTCAGAAGGTTTTACGGGAAGATGCAGTCAG GTTCTATGCAGCTGAAGTTGTCATTGCACTTGAATACTTGCATTGTCAag GTATAATCTACCGAGATTTGAAGCCAGAGAATATCTTACTTCATAGAGACGGGCACATATCCCTGACAGACTTTGATTTGTCTTGCCTGACATCTTGCAGACCGCAG GTCTTTCTTCCAGAAGAAGCTAATAAGAAAAGTAGGAGGAAAAGCAGGAGTTCACCCATATTTTTTGCGGAACCGATGCGAGCATCCAATTCATTTGTTGGTACAGAAGAGTACATTGCACCT GAGATTATTACCGGAGCTGGCCATACAAGTGCTGTTGATTGGTGGGCGCTAG GGATTCTTCTGTATGAAATGCTGTATGGTTACACACCCTTCAGAGGTAAAACCAGGCAAAGGACATTTGCCAACATCCTACACAAGGACATCAGATTCCCCGCAAGTATATCG GTGAGCCTCCCAGCTAGGCAGCTGATCTACAGGTTGCTGCACAGGGATCCCGCGAATAGAATGGGATCGTATGAGGGGTCGAACGAGATAAAACAACACCCGTTCTTCCGCGGCATCAACTGGGCTCTTGTGCGCGGCACG GCTCCTCCGAAGCTGGACGCTCCACTGTTTTCCAAGGACGTGGGCAAGGGAATGGGCGATGCTGCCGCCGCCGATAATGGCACCGACATGTTCTGA
- the LOC123453041 gene encoding phototropin-1A isoform X2, with protein sequence MASKGAGGGGGHEEPPQRPKQQLPRDSRGSLEVFNPSAAAAEPPAAFRPAATASPFRQDDDNIEDVDRATQRAAEWGLVLQTNEQTGRPQGVSARSSGAGSARSSSDDKAVAGGGIPRVSEELRAALSAFQQTFVVSDASRPGHPIMYASAGFFNMTGYTSKEVVGRNCRFLQGSGTDPAEIAKIRQALADGSNYCGRVLNYKKDGTAFWNLLTIAPIKDEDGRVLKFIGMQVEVSKYTEGNKDTVVRPNGLPESLIKYDARQKDQARSSVSELLLALKNPRSLSESSNSTFKRKSQESVGVLTGDGTGKRSSESGSRRTSRTGARSSLQKISEVPEGGNKARKSGLFSLMGLLGMGHGNVEKNMLKPRDEDPLLDSDDERPESFDDELRRKEMRRGIDLATTLERIEKNFVITDPRLPDNPIIFASDSFLQLTEYSREEILGRNCRFLQGPETDRATVRKIRDAIDNQTEVTVQLINYTKSGKKFWNLFHLQPMRDQKGDVQYFIGVQLDGTEHVRDAAEKEGVMLIKKTAENIDEAAKELPDANLRPEDLWANHSKVVLPKPHMKDSASWRAIQKVREGGENIDLKHFRPVKPLGSGDTGSVHLVELLKTGEYFAMKAMDKNVMLNRNKVHRATAERQILDMLDHPFLPTLYASFQTKTHICLITDYYPGGELFLLLDRQPQKVLREDAVRFYAAEVVIALEYLHCQGIIYRDLKPENILLHRDGHISLTDFDLSCLTSCRPQVFLPEEANKKSRRKSRSSPIFFAEPMRASNSFVGTEEYIAPEIITGAGHTSAVDWWALGILLYEMLYGYTPFRGKTRQRTFANILHKDIRFPASISVSLPARQLIYRLLHRDPANRMGSYEGSNEIKQHPFFRGINWALVRGTAPPKLDAPLFSKDVGKGMGDAAAADNGTDMF encoded by the exons ATGGCTTCCAAAG gtgcaggaggcggcggcggccatgAGGAGCCTCCTCAGCGGCCGAAGCAGCAGCTGCCGCGCGACTCCCGTGGCTCGCTCGAGGTCTTCAACCCCTCCGCCGCCGCGGCCGAGCCGCCCGCCGCGTTCcgccccgccgccaccgcctcgccGTTCAGgcaggacgacgacaacatcgaggaTGTGGACAGGGCGACGCAGCGGGCGGCGGAGTGGGGCCTCGTGCTCCAGACCAACGAGCAGACGGGCCGGCCGCAGGGCGTCTCCGCCCGCAGCTCCGGGGCCGGCTCCGCCCGCAGCAGCTCCGACGACAAGGCCGTCGCCGGCGGCGGCATCCCCCGGGTGTCGGAGGAGCTCCGGGCGGCGCTCTCGGCGTTCCAGCAGACCTTCGTCGTGTCGGACGCCAGCCGCCCCGGCCACCCCATCATGTACGCCAGCGCCGGCTTCTTCAACATGACCGGCTACACCTCCAAGGAGGTCGTCGGAAGGAACTG CCGCTTCCTCCAGGGCTCCGGCACCGACCCGGCGGAGATCGCAAAGATCAGGCAGGCTCTAGCCGACGGATCAAACTACTGCGGCCGTGTCCTCAACtacaagaaggatggcacggcatTCTGGAACCTGCTGACCATTGCCCCCATCAAGGATGAGGATGGCAGGGTCCTCAAGTTCATAGG GATGCAAGTGGAAGTGAGTAAATACACTGAAGGGAACAAGGACACTGTTGTTCGTCCAAATGGACTGCCAGAGTCACTCATCAAATATGATG CTAGGCAGAAGGATCAGGCCCGTAGCTCGGTGTCTGAGCTTCTGTTGGCTCTCAAGAACCCGCGGTCATTGTCAGAATCAAGTAATAGCACCTTCAAAAGAAAATCACAGGAATCAGTAGGCGTGTTAACAGGTGATGGTACTGGCAAGAGAAGCTCAGAGAGTGGATCTCGACGTACCTCACGTACTGGAGCAAGAAGCTCACTGCAGAAGATCAGCGAAGTACCTGAAGGAGGCAATAAAGCTAGAAAATCGGGTCTGTTTTCACTTATGGG TTTACTTGGTATGGGCCATGGAAATGTAGAAAAGAACATGCTGAAACCAAGAGATGAAGATCCGCTACTTGACAGTGATGATGAAAGACCTGAGAGCTTTGATGACGAGCTAAGGAGGAAAGAAATGAGAAGGGGTATAGACTTGGCTACTACACTTGAACGTATCGAGAAGAACTTTGTCATTACTGACCCAAGATTGCCAGATAATCCTATT ATATTTGCATCCGATAGTTTCTTGCAATTGACTGAATACAGCCGTGAAGAAATATTGGGAAGAAACTGCAG GTTTCTCCAAGGTCCTGAAACTGACCGTGCTACAGTGAGGAAAATTAGAGATGCCATAGATAACCAAACAGAGGTCACTGTTCAGCTGATTAATTATACAAAGAGTG GTAAAAAATTCTGGAACCTGTTTCACTTGCAGCCTATGCGTGATCAGAAG GGAGATGTCCAGTATTTTATTGGGGTTCAGTTGGATGGAACTGAGCATGTCCGAGATGCTGCCGAAAAAGAGGGTGTCATGCTG ATTAAGAAAACTGCAGAAAATATTGATGAGGCTGCAAAAGAACTTCCAGATGCTAATTTG AGGCCGGAGGACTTATGGGCCAACCACTCAAAAGTAGTTTTGCCAAAGCCACATATGAAGGATTCTGCATCATGGAGAGCTATCCAAAAA GTTCGTGAGGGTGGAGAAAACATTGATCTGAAACATTTCAGGCCTGTAAAACCTTTGGGGTCTGGTGACACTGGAAG TGTGCACTTGGTGGAGCTGCTAAAGACAGGTGAATACTTTGCCATGAAAGCGATGGATAAAAATGTCATGCTTAACCGCAATAAG GTCCATAGGGCTACTGCTGAACGACAAATCCTTGATATGTTGGACCATCCATTCCTTCCAACATTGTATGCATCATTTCAG ACGAAGACACATATATGTCTTATTACAGATTACTACCCTGGTGGGGAGCTCTTTCTGCTCCTAGATAGGCAACCTCAGAAGGTTTTACGGGAAGATGCAGTCAG GTTCTATGCAGCTGAAGTTGTCATTGCACTTGAATACTTGCATTGTCAag GTATAATCTACCGAGATTTGAAGCCAGAGAATATCTTACTTCATAGAGACGGGCACATATCCCTGACAGACTTTGATTTGTCTTGCCTGACATCTTGCAGACCGCAG GTCTTTCTTCCAGAAGAAGCTAATAAGAAAAGTAGGAGGAAAAGCAGGAGTTCACCCATATTTTTTGCGGAACCGATGCGAGCATCCAATTCATTTGTTGGTACAGAAGAGTACATTGCACCT GAGATTATTACCGGAGCTGGCCATACAAGTGCTGTTGATTGGTGGGCGCTAG GGATTCTTCTGTATGAAATGCTGTATGGTTACACACCCTTCAGAGGTAAAACCAGGCAAAGGACATTTGCCAACATCCTACACAAGGACATCAGATTCCCCGCAAGTATATCG GTGAGCCTCCCAGCTAGGCAGCTGATCTACAGGTTGCTGCACAGGGATCCCGCGAATAGAATGGGATCGTATGAGGGGTCGAACGAGATAAAACAACACCCGTTCTTCCGCGGCATCAACTGGGCTCTTGTGCGCGGCACG GCTCCTCCGAAGCTGGACGCTCCACTGTTTTCCAAGGACGTGGGCAAGGGAATGGGCGATGCTGCCGCCGCCGATAATGGCACCGACATGTTCTGA